A section of the Methanoregula formicica SMSP genome encodes:
- a CDS encoding acylneuraminate cytidylyltransferase family protein, with the protein MHHARASRQDPPEILAIIPARGGSKGIPKKNIRPLHDKTLIEYSIDAAKGSKFLTRIVVSTDNDEIAAISRENTVDVIIRPEEIARDASSVVDAIIHATSVLKERDNFLPGVIVLLQPTSPMRNAGDIDNAIRLFLEHRCDSVISVCETDHSPYWCFTLNQQKVIPLFSKEISRKRRQDLPKTYQPNGAIYVGTLDFIIKNAGFVSDNTLAYIMPKTRSIDIDTPLDLALAEFLMAEPNNLQ; encoded by the coding sequence ATGCATCACGCACGTGCTTCCCGCCAGGATCCGCCTGAAATCCTTGCAATAATTCCTGCCCGAGGGGGGAGTAAAGGCATTCCTAAAAAAAATATCCGACCCCTGCATGATAAAACCCTTATTGAATATTCCATAGATGCGGCAAAAGGATCGAAATTTCTCACACGGATCGTTGTCTCAACGGATAACGATGAAATCGCTGCTATTTCGAGAGAAAATACTGTTGACGTAATAATCCGTCCTGAGGAGATAGCCCGGGATGCATCATCCGTTGTTGATGCAATCATCCATGCAACCTCGGTGTTGAAAGAGCGGGATAATTTTTTGCCCGGTGTAATTGTCTTATTACAGCCAACATCGCCTATGAGAAACGCTGGTGATATCGACAACGCAATCCGGTTATTTCTGGAACACAGATGTGATTCGGTTATCAGCGTTTGTGAAACGGATCATTCACCCTACTGGTGCTTTACCCTGAATCAGCAGAAGGTTATTCCTTTATTTTCCAAAGAGATCTCACGTAAAAGAAGACAGGATCTTCCCAAAACGTATCAACCCAATGGGGCCATTTATGTTGGAACACTGGATTTTATCATAAAGAATGCCGGGTTTGTCTCAGACAATACCCTTGCGTATATTATGCCTAAAACCCGAAGTATCGATATTGATACTCCCCTGGATTTGGCCCTGGCTGAATTCTTAATGGCTGAACCTAATAATCTACAATAA